GAAAATACTTTTTCACTTCATCTATAACCTGAATACCTAAATTTGTTCGTGCATCTAACATTGTTAATAAAACGCCTTCTATCATTAACTGTTTGTTTAAATGTTTTTGGACAAGGCGAATAGTGTTTAATAACTGACTTAAACCTTCCAACGCATAATACTCACATTGAACAGGAATTAATACACTATCAGCAGCTGTTAATGCATTGATAGTCAATAACCCTAATGAAGGAGGGCAGTCAATTATAATATAATCATATTGATCAACAACTGGTTCTAAAGCCTTTTTTAACCGTACTTCTCTTGAAATAGTTGGCACAAGCTCTATTTCTGCTCCAGACAATTGAATTGTTGCTGGAATAACATCTAAATTTGCCACCGAAGTAGAAACACA
The nucleotide sequence above comes from Paraliobacillus zengyii. Encoded proteins:
- a CDS encoding ParA family protein, with product MGKVIAVANQKGGVGKTTSSVNLSACLAYFNYKVLLVDIDPQGNATSGVGINKADMDECIYNVLVEDLDAEKVCVSTSVANLDVIPATIQLSGAEIELVPTISREVRLKKALEPVVDQYDYIIIDCPPSLGLLTINALTAADSVLIPVQCEYYALEGLSQLLNTIRLVQKHLNKQLMIEGVLLTMLDARTNLGIQVIDEVKKYFQDKVYRSVIPRNVRLGEAPSHGKPIILYDPKSRGAEVYLDLAKEVIANGERIRERN